One Granulicella sp. 5B5 DNA window includes the following coding sequences:
- a CDS encoding RidA family protein encodes MSTRTNIPGTSPYEPIIGFSRAVRIGNVVHVSGTGPVGADDLSPAEQTRTVLALIEKALAQAGATFEHVVRTRIFLARAEDWEEVGRAHGEVFGIIRPAATMVVAALLNPKWRVEIEAEAVVP; translated from the coding sequence ATGTCCACACGCACAAACATCCCCGGCACCTCACCCTACGAGCCCATCATCGGATTCTCGCGCGCCGTCCGCATCGGCAACGTCGTGCACGTCTCAGGCACCGGCCCCGTCGGTGCCGACGACCTCTCCCCCGCCGAGCAGACCCGCACCGTCCTCGCTCTCATCGAAAAGGCCCTCGCCCAGGCCGGCGCAACATTCGAGCACGTCGTCCGCACCCGCATCTTCCTCGCCCGCGCCGAGGACTGGGAAGAGGTCGGCCGCGCCCACGGCGAAGTCTTCGGTATCATCCGCCCCGCCGCCACCATGGTCGTCGCTGCGCTGCTCAACCCCAAATGGCGCGTAGAGATCGAAGCCGAAGCCGTCGTCCCCTAA
- a CDS encoding alpha/beta hydrolase, whose translation MSTITVKDGTTIYYKDWGTGQPIVFSHGWPLNADAWDAQMLFLGQQGYRVIAHDRRGHGRSSQTWEGNEMDTYADDLAALFEALDLSNAVMVGHSTGGGEVAHYIGRHGSKRVAKAVLISAVPPIMVKSASNPLGLDISVFDGIRAGVTGDRSQFFKDLSIPFFGYNRPGAVISEGVRENFWYQGMQGGIKGEYDCIKAFSETDFNEDLKKIDVPTLVMHGDDDQIVPFADAGALTAKIVKNATLKVYPGFPHGMPIIHADVINKDLLAFIQS comes from the coding sequence ATGAGCACGATTACTGTCAAGGATGGAACAACGATCTACTACAAGGACTGGGGAACCGGCCAGCCCATCGTCTTCTCCCACGGCTGGCCCCTCAACGCCGACGCCTGGGACGCGCAGATGCTCTTCCTCGGCCAGCAAGGCTACCGCGTCATCGCTCACGACCGCCGCGGCCATGGCCGCTCCTCCCAGACCTGGGAAGGCAACGAGATGGACACCTACGCCGACGACCTCGCCGCTCTCTTCGAGGCCCTCGACCTCAGCAACGCCGTCATGGTCGGCCACTCCACCGGCGGCGGCGAAGTCGCGCACTACATCGGCCGCCACGGCTCCAAGCGCGTCGCCAAGGCTGTGCTCATCAGCGCCGTGCCTCCCATCATGGTCAAGTCCGCCTCCAACCCGCTCGGCCTGGACATCTCCGTTTTCGATGGCATCCGCGCCGGTGTCACCGGCGACCGCTCGCAGTTCTTCAAAGACCTCTCCATCCCCTTCTTCGGCTACAACCGCCCCGGCGCCGTCATCTCTGAAGGCGTCCGCGAAAACTTCTGGTACCAGGGCATGCAGGGCGGCATCAAGGGTGAGTACGACTGCATCAAGGCCTTCTCCGAAACCGACTTCAACGAAGACCTCAAGAAGATCGACGTCCCCACCCTTGTCATGCACGGCGACGACGACCAGATCGTCCCCTTCGCCGACGCCGGCGCGCTCACCGCAAAGATCGTCAAAAACGCCACCCTCAAGGTCTACCCCGGCTTCCCTCATGGCATGCCCATCATCCACGCGGACGTCATCAACAAAGACCTCCTCGCCTTCATCCAGAGCTGA
- a CDS encoding DNA starvation/stationary phase protection protein, with amino-acid sequence MSTKAELIERQKAPLTTPSDIDPASVKEITGALNALLADTFSLYLKTKNFHWHMSGPHFRDYHLLLDDHGDQLFAMTDEVAERARKLGGTTIRSIGHIARLQRIPDNDADYVTPLDMLSELHEDEKAFTLSMRAAHALCDDAGDVATASLLENWIDQSQRRSWFLFETTRA; translated from the coding sequence ATGTCAACCAAAGCGGAACTCATCGAACGTCAAAAGGCACCCTTGACCACCCCATCGGACATTGATCCGGCGTCCGTCAAAGAGATCACCGGAGCGCTCAACGCTCTGCTCGCCGATACCTTCAGCCTCTATCTCAAGACCAAGAACTTCCACTGGCACATGAGCGGCCCCCACTTCCGCGACTACCACCTGCTCCTCGACGACCACGGCGACCAGCTCTTCGCCATGACCGACGAGGTCGCCGAGCGGGCACGCAAGCTCGGTGGCACCACCATCCGCTCCATCGGCCACATCGCCCGCCTGCAGCGCATCCCCGACAACGACGCCGACTACGTCACCCCCCTCGACATGCTCAGCGAGCTGCATGAAGACGAGAAGGCCTTCACCCTCAGCATGCGCGCCGCCCACGCCCTCTGCGACGACGCCGGAGACGTGGCCACCGCCAGCCTGCTTGAAAACTGGATCGACCAGTCGCAGCGTCGCAGCTGGTTCCTCTTCGAAACCACCCGCGCCTAA
- a CDS encoding LysR family transcriptional regulator: MENFRLRVFRAVARHRNFRIAAEELLLTQPAITQQIKALEAELDTALFDRTGGKVTLTPAGEALLPYADRLAALANEAREAVAAAAGSTHAGSLTIAASQTIAQYLLPRLIAGFLKENPKVEIKLLSGNTQAVLEHLTAHQASIALVEGPAMRQDVRIEPFMPDQMVLVVPAGHEWAAQKIDLAQLAEAPLVTRELGSGSRRIVEQAIEAAGLRLKDLHIRMTFDSTEGLLSAVEAGLGIAFVSRWAVRPQLALGTLRIARVRGLELERMFSLATLPGPDPTGLIGAFHRFVLQTGASTGPGTRRRLLKSK; the protein is encoded by the coding sequence ATGGAGAACTTCCGCCTCCGCGTCTTCCGCGCCGTCGCCCGCCACCGCAACTTCCGCATAGCGGCGGAGGAGCTCCTGCTCACGCAGCCCGCCATCACGCAGCAGATCAAAGCACTCGAAGCCGAGCTCGACACCGCCCTCTTCGACCGCACCGGCGGCAAAGTCACTCTCACCCCGGCAGGCGAGGCACTGCTCCCCTACGCCGACCGCCTCGCCGCCCTCGCCAACGAAGCCCGCGAAGCCGTCGCCGCCGCCGCCGGCAGCACCCACGCCGGCTCGCTCACCATCGCCGCCTCGCAAACCATCGCCCAGTACCTGCTCCCCCGCCTCATCGCCGGCTTCCTCAAAGAAAACCCCAAGGTCGAGATCAAGCTCCTCAGCGGCAACACCCAGGCGGTCCTCGAGCACCTCACCGCGCACCAGGCCTCCATCGCCCTCGTCGAAGGCCCCGCCATGCGCCAGGACGTCCGCATCGAGCCCTTCATGCCCGACCAGATGGTCCTCGTCGTCCCCGCCGGCCACGAGTGGGCCGCCCAGAAGATCGACCTCGCCCAGCTCGCCGAAGCCCCACTCGTCACCCGCGAGCTCGGCTCCGGCTCCCGCCGCATCGTCGAGCAGGCCATCGAAGCCGCCGGCCTACGCCTCAAGGACCTGCACATCCGCATGACCTTCGACTCCACCGAGGGCCTGCTCTCAGCCGTCGAAGCCGGCCTCGGCATCGCCTTCGTCTCCCGCTGGGCCGTCCGCCCGCAACTGGCCCTCGGCACCCTGCGCATCGCCCGCGTCCGGGGCCTGGAGCTGGAGCGCATGTTCTCGCTCGCCACGCTCCCCGGCCCCGACCCCACCGGCCTCATCGGCGCCTTCCACCGCTTCGTGCTCCAAACCGGCGCCAGCACAGGTCCAGGCACGCGCCGCCGCCTTCTCAAATCGAAATGA
- a CDS encoding putative sulfate exporter family transporter: protein MTTMTVMAPVEHEKREAQKKFGLDSKTIFLLGLLIAGSGLVSPPVALVGGIAFGFAVVHPLRAESAKLSKFLLQASVVALGFGMNLTQVLRAGRSGFVYTAISITTAMTLGLLLGKALKVAGKASYLISAGTAICGGSAIAAVAPISGASEEEISVSMGTVFLLNSVALLLFPFIGHLLRLDQNQFGLWAALAIHDTSSVVGASAAYGAQALAIGTTVKLARALWIVPVALLTAAYVARGARRNGAAHGKKAKVTMPWFILLFGLAAAAATYLPKLHVLFAAGTHLGKAGLTATLFLIGTGLSKKTLQQVGARPMIQGVVLWVIVASASLAAIYFKVISI from the coding sequence ATGACGACGATGACAGTGATGGCTCCGGTGGAGCACGAGAAGCGCGAGGCGCAGAAGAAGTTTGGGCTGGACAGCAAGACGATCTTTCTTTTGGGGCTGCTGATTGCGGGCAGCGGGCTGGTGTCGCCCCCGGTGGCGCTGGTGGGCGGGATTGCGTTTGGGTTTGCGGTGGTGCATCCGCTGCGGGCGGAGAGTGCGAAGTTGTCGAAGTTTCTGCTGCAGGCTTCGGTGGTGGCGCTGGGGTTTGGGATGAACCTGACGCAGGTGCTGCGTGCGGGGCGGTCGGGGTTTGTGTATACGGCGATCAGCATTACGACGGCGATGACGCTGGGGCTGCTACTGGGTAAAGCATTGAAGGTTGCGGGCAAGGCGTCGTACCTGATCAGTGCCGGTACGGCGATCTGCGGCGGGAGCGCGATTGCTGCGGTGGCGCCGATCAGTGGGGCGAGCGAGGAGGAGATCAGCGTGTCGATGGGCACGGTGTTTCTGCTGAACTCGGTGGCGCTGCTGCTGTTTCCGTTCATCGGTCATCTGTTGAGGCTAGATCAGAACCAGTTCGGGTTGTGGGCCGCGCTGGCGATCCACGATACGAGTTCGGTGGTGGGGGCGTCGGCTGCGTATGGTGCGCAGGCGCTGGCGATTGGGACTACGGTAAAGCTGGCGCGGGCGCTGTGGATCGTTCCGGTGGCGCTGCTGACGGCGGCCTATGTGGCCCGTGGCGCGCGGCGCAATGGCGCAGCGCATGGCAAGAAGGCCAAGGTGACGATGCCGTGGTTCATCCTGCTGTTTGGGCTGGCGGCTGCGGCTGCGACGTATCTGCCGAAGCTGCATGTGCTGTTTGCAGCGGGCACTCATCTGGGCAAGGCCGGGTTGACGGCGACGCTGTTCCTGATCGGCACCGGGCTGTCGAAGAAGACGCTGCAGCAGGTTGGAGCGCGGCCGATGATTCAGGGTGTCGTGCTTTGGGTGATCGTGGCGAGCGCTTCGCTGGCGGCGATCTACTTCAAGGTCATTTCGATTTGA
- a CDS encoding phosphoglycerate kinase: MPKLSIRDLDLSGKRVFIRVDFNVPLSKEGTITDDTRIRETVPTIEYALRRKAKVILAAHLGRPKGKPVDSMSLKPVATRLRMLLDHVLDPDENVAFAPDCVGPVAFELAQNLEPGQTLLLENLRFHPEEEANDPAFAQQLAALCDIYVDDAFGAAHRAHASTEGITHFVPQSAAGLLMEKELTYLGKAVTEPNRPFVAIIGGAKVSDKIEVINSLLNKVDALLIGGAMAYTFLNAQGQSTGKSLTEPDKIDIARAALEKAAAREVKFLLPVDHCLASKFAADARTQLFSGTEPFPAEMMALDIGPETIKLFAAEIVDAATVVWNGPMGVAELAPFAKGTNAIAKALAKNEDCTSIVGGGDSVAALHNSGVADKITHISTGGGASLEFLEGKILPGVAALTDK; encoded by the coding sequence ATGCCTAAACTCTCGATCCGTGACCTCGATCTCTCCGGCAAGCGCGTCTTCATCCGTGTCGACTTCAACGTCCCTCTGTCCAAAGAGGGCACCATCACCGACGACACGCGCATCCGCGAGACCGTTCCCACCATCGAGTACGCCCTGCGCCGCAAAGCGAAGGTCATCCTCGCCGCGCACCTCGGCCGCCCCAAGGGCAAGCCCGTCGACTCCATGAGCCTCAAGCCGGTCGCCACGCGTCTACGCATGTTGCTCGATCACGTTCTCGATCCCGACGAAAACGTCGCCTTCGCCCCTGACTGCGTCGGCCCCGTCGCCTTCGAGCTCGCACAGAACCTCGAGCCCGGCCAGACGCTGCTCCTCGAAAACCTCCGCTTCCACCCCGAAGAAGAGGCCAACGACCCAGCCTTCGCCCAACAGCTCGCCGCCCTCTGTGACATCTACGTCGACGACGCCTTCGGCGCAGCCCACCGCGCCCACGCCTCCACCGAAGGCATCACCCACTTCGTCCCGCAGTCCGCCGCTGGTCTGCTCATGGAAAAGGAGCTCACCTACCTCGGCAAAGCCGTCACCGAACCCAACCGCCCCTTCGTCGCCATCATCGGCGGCGCTAAGGTCTCGGACAAGATCGAGGTCATCAACTCGCTGCTCAACAAAGTCGACGCGCTGCTCATCGGCGGTGCGATGGCGTACACCTTCCTCAACGCGCAGGGCCAGTCCACCGGCAAGTCCCTCACCGAGCCCGACAAGATCGACATCGCCCGCGCCGCGCTCGAAAAAGCCGCCGCCCGCGAGGTCAAATTCCTCCTTCCCGTCGACCACTGCCTCGCCAGCAAATTCGCAGCCGACGCCAGGACCCAGCTCTTCTCCGGCACCGAGCCCTTCCCCGCCGAGATGATGGCCCTCGACATCGGCCCCGAGACCATCAAGCTCTTCGCCGCCGAGATCGTCGACGCAGCCACCGTTGTCTGGAACGGCCCCATGGGCGTCGCCGAACTCGCCCCCTTCGCCAAGGGCACCAACGCCATCGCCAAGGCTCTCGCAAAGAATGAGGACTGCACCTCCATCGTCGGCGGCGGCGACTCCGTCGCGGCCCTCCACAACTCCGGTGTCGCCGACAAGATCACCCACATCTCCACCGGCGGCGGAGCCAGCCTCGAATTCCTCGAAGGCAAAATTCTCCCCGGCGTCGCCGCGCTGACCGACAAGTGA
- the tpiA gene encoding triose-phosphate isomerase, translating to MRKPLIAGNWKMYKTPKESLAFLDAFLPMVEGHDRDEIVLFPTMSSLAYVIEHAEGTNVRAGAQNMHWLNEGPYTSQTSPTMLVSIGCRHVLLGHSELRLYFNETYERVNLKLKAAINHGITPIVCVGELLAEREDGKTEETLRHQVRAALRNISSNEARRLVIAYEPIWAIGTGSTASPETAAEAHAIIRAEVARCCSEQTAENTRILYGGSVKPENISALMAQPEIDGTLVGGASLIPTSFAEIVHY from the coding sequence ATGCGCAAGCCCCTCATCGCCGGCAACTGGAAGATGTACAAAACGCCCAAGGAGTCGCTCGCCTTCCTCGACGCCTTCCTCCCCATGGTCGAAGGCCACGACCGCGACGAGATCGTCCTCTTCCCCACCATGAGCTCCCTCGCCTACGTCATCGAGCACGCTGAAGGCACCAACGTCCGCGCCGGCGCGCAGAACATGCACTGGCTCAACGAGGGCCCCTACACCTCGCAGACCTCGCCCACCATGCTGGTCTCCATCGGCTGCCGCCACGTCCTGCTCGGCCACTCTGAGCTCCGCCTCTACTTCAACGAGACCTACGAGCGCGTCAACCTCAAGCTCAAGGCCGCCATCAACCACGGCATCACGCCCATCGTCTGCGTCGGCGAGCTCCTCGCCGAGCGCGAGGACGGCAAGACCGAAGAGACCCTGCGCCACCAGGTCCGCGCCGCTCTGCGCAACATCTCCTCCAACGAGGCCCGCCGCCTCGTCATCGCCTACGAGCCCATCTGGGCCATCGGCACCGGCTCCACCGCAAGTCCTGAAACCGCCGCCGAAGCCCACGCCATCATTCGCGCCGAGGTCGCGCGCTGCTGCAGCGAGCAGACCGCCGAAAACACACGCATCCTCTACGGCGGCTCCGTCAAGCCGGAGAACATCTCCGCCCTCATGGCCCAACCCGAGATCGACGGCACCCTCGTCGGCGGCGCCAGCCTCATCCCCACCAGCTTCGCCGAAATCGTCCACTACTAG
- the lepB gene encoding signal peptidase I, whose protein sequence is MISAFIILFLYQPVRVEGTSMLPQLEDQDRLFINKFAYRFEQIHRGDVVVFLYPGDHTKSYIKRVIALPGDTLRIDRGQVYVNDKALKEPYVPLKYEDDRSQPEETVPMGEYFVMGDHRSISSDSRDFGPVARNLIYGKAAFVYWPVDQAGVVR, encoded by the coding sequence ATGATCTCCGCGTTCATTATCCTGTTTCTGTATCAGCCAGTGCGCGTGGAAGGCACGAGCATGCTGCCGCAGCTGGAGGACCAGGACAGGCTGTTCATCAACAAGTTTGCGTATCGGTTTGAGCAGATCCATCGCGGGGACGTGGTGGTGTTTCTGTATCCGGGCGACCATACGAAGAGCTATATCAAGCGGGTGATCGCGCTGCCGGGAGACACCCTGCGGATCGACCGTGGGCAGGTGTATGTGAACGACAAGGCACTGAAAGAGCCATATGTGCCGCTGAAGTATGAGGACGACCGCTCACAGCCCGAGGAGACGGTACCTATGGGCGAGTACTTTGTGATGGGGGACCATCGGTCGATCTCCAGCGACAGCCGGGACTTTGGGCCGGTGGCGCGGAACCTGATCTATGGGAAAGCCGCGTTTGTGTACTGGCCGGTGGACCAGGCGGGAGTGGTGAGGTAA
- a CDS encoding serine hydrolase produces MTAKAFVAWIVMMGGLTLQAGAQTDCPKITVDKGLETQVQQMVDARVTAKQGRTAFYAVQLNTGKTVGVDADMPVQTASVIKLAILYEAMIEVRAGKAKWDEKITLHPGEAVPGSGMLLFFDTPLTITLKDALTFMVIVSDNTATNLMIDRFGLDAINARVESLGLKNTHLYKKVFKPATGPMPADQPKFGLGKTTPREMATLMSYIGECRMQTGVSDGKPVFHVTDDADRAVCSVALNMLKDQFYRETVPRYLESADSTTNGVAIASKTGSLDAVRNDVAIVAGKTGPMVLAIFTYDNADHGWTVDNEGEVSIAKLAKVIVNGWSPLGLDGKPLVTGLGMGAQAGCPVSESAAGPGV; encoded by the coding sequence ATGACGGCAAAGGCTTTTGTGGCGTGGATTGTGATGATGGGTGGGCTAACGCTGCAGGCGGGGGCGCAGACGGATTGTCCAAAGATAACTGTGGACAAAGGGCTTGAAACCCAGGTGCAACAGATGGTCGATGCCCGGGTGACGGCCAAGCAGGGGCGGACTGCGTTCTATGCTGTCCAATTGAATACGGGCAAGACGGTGGGGGTGGATGCCGATATGCCCGTACAGACGGCTTCGGTGATCAAGCTGGCGATTTTGTACGAGGCGATGATCGAGGTGCGGGCAGGGAAGGCGAAGTGGGATGAGAAGATCACGCTGCATCCGGGGGAGGCGGTACCGGGGTCGGGGATGCTGCTGTTCTTCGATACGCCGCTGACGATTACGCTGAAGGACGCGCTGACGTTCATGGTGATTGTGAGCGACAACACGGCGACGAACCTGATGATCGACCGGTTCGGGTTGGATGCGATCAATGCGCGGGTGGAGTCGCTGGGGCTGAAGAACACGCACCTGTACAAGAAGGTGTTCAAGCCGGCGACGGGGCCGATGCCGGCTGACCAGCCGAAGTTTGGGCTGGGAAAGACGACGCCAAGGGAGATGGCGACGTTGATGAGCTACATCGGCGAGTGCCGGATGCAGACGGGGGTGAGCGATGGCAAGCCGGTGTTCCATGTGACGGATGATGCTGATCGCGCGGTGTGCTCGGTGGCGCTGAATATGCTGAAGGACCAGTTCTATAGGGAGACGGTGCCGCGGTATCTGGAGAGTGCGGATTCGACGACGAATGGTGTGGCGATCGCGAGCAAGACGGGGTCGCTGGATGCGGTGCGGAACGATGTCGCGATTGTGGCGGGCAAGACGGGGCCGATGGTGCTGGCGATCTTTACCTATGACAACGCGGACCATGGATGGACGGTCGATAACGAGGGTGAGGTGTCGATTGCGAAGTTGGCGAAGGTGATTGTGAATGGGTGGTCGCCGTTGGGGCTGGATGGCAAGCCGCTGGTGACCGGGCTGGGCATGGGCGCGCAGGCGGGTTGCCCGGTGTCTGAAAGTGCAGCGGGGCCTGGGGTGTAG
- the murQ gene encoding N-acetylmuramic acid 6-phosphate etherase, whose product MSSTTPIEKPLTRPTADLQSLPTELPNEASHGLDTKSAIDIARIINHEDAKVAAAVKKALPEIAQVIDIVARSLRDGGRLIYVGAGSSGRIAALDASECPPTFSTAPQQVQYIMAGGPKALASASDVNEDSPEIGQRDIARRRPTRKDIVIGVSASGRTPYVVGATEYARARGAKTAAITCNPNSDLSQVADITICAEVGPEVISGSTRMKASSAQKMILNMITTGAMTRLGYVYDNLMVNVHMKNAKLVERGINVLMKVCNIDRETAIRTIKSAGKSIPIAVVMLKANVDKMEAVRRLQQSDGNVRLAIDDSRLEL is encoded by the coding sequence ATGTCCTCCACCACCCCGATCGAGAAGCCCCTCACACGGCCAACCGCGGATCTACAGAGCCTCCCCACTGAGCTCCCCAACGAAGCCTCCCACGGCCTCGACACCAAATCCGCCATCGACATCGCCCGCATCATCAACCACGAAGACGCGAAAGTCGCAGCCGCCGTTAAAAAAGCTCTCCCCGAAATAGCCCAGGTCATCGACATCGTAGCCCGCAGCCTCCGCGACGGCGGCCGGCTCATCTACGTCGGCGCCGGCTCCTCGGGCCGCATCGCCGCACTCGACGCCTCCGAGTGTCCCCCCACCTTCTCGACCGCCCCGCAGCAGGTGCAGTACATCATGGCCGGCGGCCCCAAGGCCCTCGCCTCTGCCTCGGACGTCAACGAAGACTCCCCCGAGATCGGCCAGCGCGACATCGCCCGCCGCCGTCCCACGCGCAAAGACATCGTCATCGGCGTCTCCGCCTCCGGCCGCACCCCCTATGTCGTCGGTGCAACCGAGTACGCCCGCGCCCGCGGCGCCAAAACCGCCGCCATCACCTGCAATCCCAACTCCGACCTCTCCCAGGTCGCCGACATCACTATCTGCGCCGAAGTCGGTCCCGAGGTCATCTCCGGCTCCACCCGAATGAAGGCCTCTTCCGCCCAGAAGATGATCCTCAACATGATCACCACCGGCGCCATGACTCGCCTCGGCTACGTCTACGACAACCTGATGGTGAACGTGCACATGAAGAACGCCAAGCTCGTCGAGCGCGGCATCAACGTCCTCATGAAGGTCTGCAACATCGACCGCGAGACGGCCATCCGGACCATCAAGTCCGCCGGCAAGTCCATCCCCATCGCCGTCGTCATGCTCAAGGCCAACGTCGACAAGATGGAAGCCGTCCGCCGCCTCCAGCAATCCGACGGCAACGTCCGCCTCGCCATCGACGACTCCCGCCTCGAACTCTAG
- a CDS encoding glycosyltransferase family 87 protein: MRLNATTHPRWPRAVLLLAATAAALLWLLPLFTPHSVLFPPGPNYADITVYHGRFTLYHTHKFFTSRAFSGFAYPPGAAPIYEFFYNTSSALNTYLTLAALTTVLALLAAWLYLRPSGLTRYLLLLPLFSFPLIILIQRANIELILWLLIALGLILYRRNLAIPAAILFGLAAAIKLYPILLLGLFLTHRQHRRAFFIGLATAAVALIAATTYTGPTFLIAAHGFTTGLGNFQNHYIDKAGSVEVAFDHSLFSPFKYIAFSNHTSPAPWRPLYYLLAGAFALLLFLRVRTLPSLNRIVFLIAAMVCLPPVSFTYTLVHLYVPVLLLLTAIAASRTMPFSATATLALLLFLTLPLVSLNVLQPTPTGPIQSCVLFAILILCSLTPWPDKKRSNQFIPETRSS, from the coding sequence TTGCGGCTCAATGCCACAACCCATCCCCGCTGGCCCCGTGCAGTTCTCCTTCTAGCTGCGACAGCGGCTGCACTCCTCTGGCTGCTCCCGCTCTTCACCCCGCACAGCGTTCTCTTCCCGCCCGGCCCCAACTACGCCGACATCACCGTCTACCACGGCCGTTTCACCCTCTACCATACGCACAAGTTCTTCACCTCGCGCGCCTTCTCCGGCTTCGCCTACCCGCCCGGCGCCGCGCCCATCTACGAGTTCTTCTATAACACCTCCAGCGCCCTCAACACCTACCTCACCCTCGCCGCGCTCACCACCGTCCTCGCCCTCCTCGCCGCATGGCTCTATCTCCGCCCCTCCGGCCTCACCCGATACCTCCTGCTCCTCCCTCTCTTCAGCTTCCCGCTTATCATCCTCATCCAACGCGCCAACATCGAGCTCATCCTGTGGCTCCTCATTGCCCTCGGCCTCATCCTCTATCGCCGAAACCTCGCCATCCCAGCAGCCATCCTCTTCGGCCTAGCCGCAGCCATCAAGCTCTACCCCATCCTCCTCCTCGGACTCTTCCTCACCCACCGCCAGCACCGCCGTGCCTTCTTCATTGGCCTCGCCACAGCCGCCGTCGCGCTCATAGCCGCCACCACCTACACCGGCCCCACCTTCCTCATCGCCGCCCACGGCTTCACCACCGGCCTCGGCAACTTCCAGAACCACTACATCGACAAAGCCGGCTCCGTCGAAGTCGCCTTCGACCACAGCCTCTTCTCGCCCTTCAAGTACATCGCCTTCAGCAACCACACCTCGCCTGCCCCATGGAGGCCGCTCTACTACCTCCTCGCCGGCGCCTTCGCTCTGCTGCTCTTCCTCCGCGTCCGCACGCTTCCCTCGCTCAACCGCATCGTCTTCCTCATCGCCGCGATGGTCTGCCTTCCGCCCGTCTCCTTTACCTACACACTCGTACACCTCTACGTGCCGGTTCTTCTCCTGCTCACCGCCATCGCCGCCTCACGCACCATGCCCTTCTCCGCGACGGCCACTCTTGCACTCCTTCTCTTCCTCACACTCCCATTAGTCAGCCTCAACGTTCTTCAGCCCACCCCAACAGGCCCCATCCAATCCTGCGTCCTCTTCGCAATCCTGATTCTCTGCTCACTCACCCCATGGCCAGACAAGAAACGCTCTAACCAGTTCATACCCGAAACTCGTAGCTCATAG